The following coding sequences lie in one Streptomyces sp. NBC_00510 genomic window:
- the frc gene encoding formyl-CoA transferase: MSEKPLAGIKVIDFTGVQAGPACTQMLAWFGADVIKVERPQGGDVTRNQLRDDPDLDALYFTMLNSNKRSLAINTKTPEGKEVMEKLIREADILVENFAPGAMDRMGLGWEHIHELNPRLIFGSVKGFNDDSSWNDLKVYENVAQAAGGAASTTGFWDGPPTISGSALGDSNTGMHLMIGLLTAIIHRNATGVGQKVSVSMQDAVLNLTRVKLRDQQRLEKIGYLEEYPQYPNGEFGDAVPRGGNAGGGGQPGWILKCKGWETDPNAYIYFTVQEQNWKRTAEAIGRPEWVDDPEYTTARARQPHIFEIFAEIEKWLADKTKYEAVDILRKWEVPCAPVLSMKELAEDPDMRKSGTIVEVEQKGRGTYLTVGSPIKFSNFKPEIKGAPLLGEHGSEVLADLGYDANDIVALREKKIIV, from the coding sequence ATGAGTGAAAAGCCGCTCGCCGGGATCAAGGTGATCGACTTCACCGGGGTCCAGGCCGGCCCCGCCTGCACCCAGATGCTCGCCTGGTTCGGCGCCGACGTGATCAAGGTCGAGCGTCCCCAGGGCGGCGACGTGACCCGCAACCAGCTGCGGGACGACCCCGACCTGGACGCGCTGTACTTCACGATGCTCAACAGCAACAAGCGCTCGCTGGCCATCAACACCAAGACCCCCGAGGGCAAGGAGGTCATGGAGAAGCTGATCCGCGAGGCGGACATCCTGGTCGAGAACTTCGCGCCGGGTGCCATGGACCGCATGGGCCTGGGCTGGGAGCACATCCACGAGCTCAACCCGCGCCTGATCTTCGGCTCGGTCAAGGGCTTCAACGACGACTCGTCGTGGAACGACCTCAAGGTCTACGAGAACGTCGCCCAGGCCGCCGGCGGCGCCGCCTCCACCACCGGCTTCTGGGACGGCCCGCCGACCATCAGCGGCTCGGCCCTCGGCGACAGCAACACCGGCATGCACCTGATGATCGGCCTGCTGACGGCGATCATCCACCGCAACGCGACCGGTGTGGGCCAGAAGGTGTCGGTGTCCATGCAGGACGCCGTCCTCAACCTGACCCGCGTCAAGCTCCGCGACCAGCAGCGCCTGGAGAAGATCGGCTACCTGGAGGAGTACCCGCAGTACCCGAACGGCGAGTTCGGCGACGCGGTGCCCCGCGGCGGCAACGCCGGCGGCGGCGGCCAGCCGGGCTGGATCCTGAAGTGCAAGGGCTGGGAGACCGACCCCAACGCCTACATCTACTTCACGGTCCAGGAGCAGAACTGGAAGCGCACCGCCGAGGCCATCGGCCGGCCCGAGTGGGTCGACGACCCGGAGTACACGACCGCCAGGGCGCGGCAGCCGCACATCTTCGAGATCTTCGCGGAGATCGAGAAGTGGCTGGCCGACAAGACCAAGTACGAGGCGGTCGACATCCTGCGCAAGTGGGAGGTGCCCTGCGCGCCCGTCCTCAGCATGAAGGAGCTCGCCGAGGACCCGGACATGCGCAAGAGCGGCACGATCGTCGAGGTCGAGCAGAAGGGCCGCGGCACCTACCTGACGGTGGGCAGCCCCATCAAGTTCTCCAACTTCAAGCCCGAGATCAAGGGTGCCCCGCTGCTCGGCGAGCACGGCAGCGAGGTCCTGGCGGACCTGGGGTACGACGCGAACGACATCGTGGCCCTGCGCGAGAAGAAGATCATCGTCTGA
- the oxc gene encoding oxalyl-CoA decarboxylase: MTAPSPLETAANADAPAELTDGYHLVVDALKMNDVDTIYGVVGIPITDLARLAQAQGIRYIGFRHESNAGHAAAAAGYLTKKAGICLTVSAPGFLNGLVALANATTNCFPMVQISGSSERHLVDLKQGDYEEMDQLAAAQPFCKAAYRISRVEDIGRGIARALRTAVSGRPGGVYLDIPAAVLGSIMDAQEGAKTLSRLVDPAPRQLPAPEAVDRAIELLAGAQRPLIVLGKGAAYAQADTQIREFVESTGIPYVPMSMAKGLLPDDHPQSAATARSLALKKADVVMLVGARLNWLLNHGEAPQWNPDAKFVQVDIEAKEMDSNQPIAAPLVGDIESVVEALIERSKPGQIAAPAAWREELGARSAQNVAKMAERLKADPHPMQFMGALKAVRDVIRERPETYLVNEGANALDIARNVIDMHVPRHRLDSGTWGVMGIGMGYAIAAAVESGAPVVAVEGDSAFGFSGMEIETICRYKLPVVTVIMNNGGVYRGDDVNPYDEAPSPTTLMSAARHDVMFEAFGGKGYRATTPAEVTAALTEALASGGPALIDCVIDPSAGTESGHIAHLNPKGITVGNIVPAKK, encoded by the coding sequence ATGACCGCCCCCTCACCACTGGAGACCGCGGCGAACGCCGACGCACCGGCCGAGCTCACCGACGGGTACCACCTGGTCGTCGACGCGCTCAAGATGAACGACGTCGACACCATCTACGGGGTGGTCGGCATCCCGATCACGGATCTGGCACGGCTCGCCCAGGCGCAGGGCATCCGTTACATCGGCTTCCGCCACGAGAGCAACGCGGGACACGCGGCGGCGGCGGCCGGTTACCTCACCAAGAAGGCCGGCATCTGCCTTACGGTGTCGGCGCCGGGCTTCCTCAACGGACTGGTGGCACTCGCGAACGCCACCACCAACTGCTTCCCGATGGTGCAGATCTCCGGCTCCAGCGAGCGCCACCTCGTCGACCTCAAGCAGGGCGACTACGAGGAGATGGACCAGCTCGCCGCCGCGCAGCCGTTCTGCAAGGCCGCGTACCGCATCAGCCGCGTCGAGGACATCGGCCGCGGCATCGCCCGCGCCCTGCGCACCGCGGTCTCCGGGCGCCCCGGCGGCGTCTACCTCGACATCCCCGCCGCGGTGCTCGGCTCCATCATGGACGCGCAGGAGGGCGCGAAGACGCTCAGCCGCCTCGTCGACCCCGCTCCGCGCCAGCTGCCCGCCCCCGAGGCGGTGGACCGCGCGATCGAGCTGCTGGCCGGCGCGCAGCGGCCGCTGATCGTCCTCGGCAAGGGCGCGGCCTATGCGCAGGCGGACACGCAGATCCGCGAGTTCGTCGAGTCCACCGGCATCCCGTACGTGCCGATGTCGATGGCGAAGGGCCTGCTGCCCGACGATCACCCGCAGTCCGCGGCCACCGCCCGCTCGCTGGCGCTGAAGAAGGCCGACGTGGTGATGCTGGTCGGCGCCCGCCTGAACTGGCTGCTGAACCACGGCGAGGCACCCCAGTGGAACCCCGACGCGAAGTTCGTTCAGGTCGACATCGAGGCGAAGGAGATGGACAGCAACCAGCCCATCGCCGCCCCGCTCGTCGGTGACATCGAGTCGGTCGTCGAGGCCCTCATCGAGCGCAGCAAGCCGGGCCAGATCGCGGCCCCCGCCGCCTGGCGGGAGGAACTGGGCGCGCGTTCGGCGCAGAACGTCGCCAAGATGGCCGAGCGCCTCAAGGCCGACCCGCACCCGATGCAGTTCATGGGCGCCCTGAAGGCCGTACGCGACGTCATCCGCGAGCGCCCCGAGACGTACCTCGTCAACGAGGGTGCCAACGCCCTCGACATCGCGCGCAACGTCATCGACATGCACGTGCCGCGGCACCGCCTCGACAGCGGCACCTGGGGCGTCATGGGCATCGGCATGGGCTACGCGATCGCCGCCGCCGTCGAGAGCGGGGCGCCGGTCGTGGCCGTGGAGGGCGACAGCGCCTTCGGCTTCAGCGGGATGGAGATCGAGACGATCTGCCGCTACAAGCTGCCCGTCGTCACGGTCATCATGAACAACGGCGGTGTCTACCGCGGTGACGACGTCAACCCCTACGACGAGGCCCCGTCGCCGACGACGCTGATGTCCGCGGCCCGCCACGACGTGATGTTCGAGGCCTTCGGCGGCAAGGGGTACCGCGCGACCACCCCCGCCGAGGTCACCGCCGCCCTCACCGAGGCGCTCGCCTCGGGCGGCCCGGCCCTCATCGACTGCGTGATCGACCCCTCGGCGGGCACCGAGAGCGGCCACATCGCCCACCTCAACCCCAAGGGCATCACCGTCGGCAACATCGTGCCGGCCAAGAAGTGA
- a CDS encoding FadD7 family fatty acid--CoA ligase has translation MAVPAAASVRDPDRYRPPAVTGLTDLLDRHARGRPQAPALIAGADRAEVSYRALDELADTVAARLTSAGLRPGDPVGLVGANTVEFVVALLGGARAGLVVAPVDPALPEPRMTARLEALGVRAVLLGPTAGGAPPAAVGPGVPAWTLRVDLSPAGTATAALGTGAGAPAAARGASGELTAHDALVLFTAGTTDRAKMVPLTHGNVAASVRGVCATYELVPGDATVAAMPFFHGHGLFATLLSTLASGGCVLLPARGRFSAHTFWDDMRAAGATWFTAVPTVHELLLERAATDLTGPQVPALRFLRSSSAPLNTATQRALERTLGAPLLSAYGMTESAHQATSEPLPQHGSLKHGSVGRPTGIELRVLDPDGKPCPPGGEGEVWVHGPTVARGYLGNPAETAHGFADGWFRTGDLGALDEDGHLFLTGRLKNLIIRGGEKVVPEHVEDVLAGCPGVAEAAVFAVPDATYGQRVGAAVVLSGAEAPGAEAPGAEEIRRYCRARLAPFEIPDRIRVVASLPHTAKGGLDRAAVDVLYAEGPEWPGLT, from the coding sequence ATGGCCGTTCCGGCCGCTGCATCCGTGCGCGACCCCGACCGTTACCGGCCGCCCGCGGTCACGGGCCTGACCGATCTCCTCGACCGGCACGCCCGCGGGCGTCCGCAGGCACCGGCGCTGATCGCCGGCGCGGACCGCGCGGAGGTCTCCTACCGCGCCCTGGACGAGCTGGCCGACACGGTGGCCGCGCGCCTGACCTCGGCGGGGCTGCGCCCCGGGGACCCGGTCGGCCTCGTCGGCGCCAACACCGTGGAGTTCGTCGTGGCGTTGCTGGGCGGGGCGCGGGCCGGGCTGGTGGTCGCCCCCGTGGACCCCGCGCTGCCCGAGCCGCGGATGACGGCCCGGCTGGAGGCGCTGGGGGTGCGGGCCGTCCTGCTGGGCCCGACCGCGGGCGGCGCCCCGCCGGCGGCCGTGGGGCCCGGTGTCCCGGCCTGGACGCTGCGGGTGGACCTCTCCCCCGCCGGGACGGCGACGGCCGCGCTCGGAACGGGCGCGGGCGCGCCGGCCGCGGCGCGGGGCGCGTCCGGCGAACTCACCGCGCACGACGCCCTGGTGCTGTTCACGGCGGGGACCACCGACCGGGCGAAGATGGTCCCGCTGACGCACGGCAACGTGGCCGCCTCGGTCCGCGGCGTGTGCGCCACCTACGAACTGGTGCCGGGCGACGCGACGGTCGCGGCGATGCCGTTCTTCCACGGGCACGGGCTGTTCGCCACGCTGCTGTCCACGCTGGCGAGCGGGGGCTGCGTGCTGCTGCCCGCGCGCGGGCGGTTCTCGGCGCACACCTTCTGGGACGACATGCGGGCGGCGGGCGCCACGTGGTTCACCGCGGTCCCCACCGTCCACGAACTCCTCCTGGAGCGGGCGGCGACGGACCTCACGGGCCCGCAGGTGCCGGCGCTGCGGTTCCTGCGCAGTTCCAGCGCCCCCCTCAACACGGCCACCCAGCGGGCGCTGGAACGCACCCTGGGCGCGCCCCTGCTGTCGGCGTACGGCATGACCGAGTCCGCGCATCAGGCGACGAGCGAGCCGCTGCCGCAGCACGGGTCGCTCAAGCACGGTTCGGTCGGCCGGCCGACCGGGATCGAGCTGCGGGTCCTGGACCCGGACGGAAAGCCGTGCCCGCCCGGCGGTGAGGGCGAGGTGTGGGTGCACGGTCCCACGGTGGCCCGCGGTTACCTGGGCAACCCCGCCGAGACCGCGCACGGCTTCGCCGACGGCTGGTTCCGCACCGGCGACCTGGGCGCGCTCGACGAGGACGGCCACCTGTTCCTCACCGGACGCCTGAAGAACCTCATCATCCGCGGGGGCGAGAAGGTCGTGCCCGAGCACGTGGAGGACGTCCTCGCCGGGTGTCCGGGGGTGGCCGAGGCCGCGGTGTTCGCCGTGCCCGACGCGACGTACGGGCAGCGGGTCGGCGCGGCCGTGGTCCTGAGCGGTGCGGAGGCGCCGGGGGCCGAGGCGCCCGGGGCCGAGGAGATCCGCCGGTACTGCCGCGCCCGGCTGGCCCCGTTCGAGATCCCCGACCGGATCCGGGTCGTCGCCTCGCTCCCGCACACCGCAAAGGGAGGCCTGGACCGGGCGGCGGTGGACGTCCTGTACGCGGAGGGCCCCGAGTGGCCCGGGCTCACCTGA
- a CDS encoding LysR family transcriptional regulator has product MLFRQLEYFVAVARERHFARAAESCYVSQPALSAAIAKLERELNVTLINRGHNYQGLTPEGERLVVWAKRILAEQEAFKAEVAAVQSGITGTLRLGTEPTASTTLVLPVAAFCAAHPLAKVQVRSRLSTTELHRQLLAFELDAAIAHFAPHDRENLQVMPLYEERYMLLASSDQLLPQTDTMKWADAATMPLALLTPDMRIRQVIDDAFAESGVVVTPQVETDSVAALYASVGAGACASIVPHTWLRAMPPLGRMRAVRLVEPDARAQVSVAIHAATPGSVAARAFMTAAAGLSLDEFFDEPLPAEHRVR; this is encoded by the coding sequence ATGCTGTTCCGTCAGCTGGAGTACTTCGTGGCGGTCGCCAGGGAGCGGCACTTCGCCCGGGCGGCGGAGTCCTGCTACGTCTCGCAGCCCGCGCTCTCGGCGGCGATAGCCAAGCTCGAGCGGGAGCTGAACGTCACGCTGATCAACCGCGGGCACAACTACCAGGGCCTCACCCCGGAGGGCGAACGGCTGGTGGTCTGGGCCAAACGCATCCTCGCTGAGCAGGAGGCCTTCAAGGCCGAGGTGGCCGCCGTCCAGTCGGGCATCACCGGCACCCTGCGGCTGGGCACCGAGCCCACCGCGTCCACCACCCTGGTCCTGCCCGTCGCCGCGTTCTGCGCGGCGCACCCGCTGGCCAAGGTCCAGGTCCGCTCCAGGCTGTCGACCACCGAACTCCACCGCCAGCTCCTCGCGTTCGAGCTGGACGCCGCGATCGCGCACTTCGCCCCGCACGACCGGGAGAACCTGCAGGTGATGCCGCTGTACGAGGAGCGGTACATGCTCCTCGCCTCCAGCGACCAGCTGCTGCCGCAGACCGACACCATGAAGTGGGCGGACGCGGCCACGATGCCGCTCGCGCTGCTGACCCCCGACATGAGGATCCGCCAGGTCATCGACGACGCGTTCGCCGAGAGCGGGGTCGTGGTGACCCCGCAGGTCGAGACGGACTCGGTGGCCGCCCTGTACGCCAGCGTGGGCGCAGGCGCGTGCGCGAGCATCGTCCCGCACACCTGGCTGCGGGCGATGCCGCCGCTCGGCCGGATGCGGGCCGTGCGCCTCGTCGAGCCGGACGCCAGGGCGCAGGTCTCCGTCGCGATCCACGCTGCGACCCCGGGGTCGGTCGCGGCGCGGGCGTTCATGACCGCAGCGGCCGGGTTGTCGCTGGACGAGTTCTTCGACGAGCCGCTGCCCGCGGAGCACCGCGTCAGGTGA
- a CDS encoding 2-dehydropantoate 2-reductase — MKIAVLGAGAIGAYVGAALHRGGADVHLIARGEHLQAIRAHGVRVNSPRGDFVAKPHATDDPKEIGPVDYVFLGLKAHSYATSGPLISPLLDDKTAVVAGQNGIPWWYFHELAGPYEGRRIEAVDPGGATSAVLAPERAIGCVVYPATVIEAPGVIRHLEGTRFSIGEPGGGVSDRCTELSEAMIAGGLKCPVEPNLRDDIWIKLMGNVAFNPISALTRATMVDICKHPHTRRLVAQLMEETLDIAARVGSTPDISIEKRLRGAEGVGHHKTSMLQDLEAGKQLELDAIVTAVVEMADISGADAPNLRAVHAATDLLARGVTADRETGAGARKPVPA; from the coding sequence GTGAAAATCGCAGTCCTCGGAGCCGGTGCGATCGGCGCTTACGTGGGCGCGGCACTGCACCGTGGTGGCGCCGACGTCCACCTGATCGCCCGGGGTGAGCATCTTCAGGCGATACGTGCCCACGGAGTCCGGGTGAACAGCCCGCGCGGTGACTTCGTGGCCAAGCCCCACGCCACGGACGACCCCAAGGAGATCGGCCCCGTCGACTATGTCTTCCTGGGCCTGAAGGCACACTCCTACGCGACCTCAGGTCCGCTGATCTCCCCGTTGCTCGACGACAAGACCGCGGTGGTGGCCGGTCAGAACGGCATTCCCTGGTGGTACTTCCACGAGCTGGCCGGCCCCTACGAGGGGCGGCGGATCGAGGCGGTCGACCCCGGCGGCGCCACCAGCGCGGTGCTGGCGCCGGAACGCGCCATCGGTTGCGTCGTCTACCCCGCGACGGTCATCGAGGCCCCCGGGGTCATCCGGCACCTGGAGGGCACCCGGTTCTCCATCGGAGAGCCGGGCGGCGGCGTCTCCGACCGGTGTACGGAGCTGAGCGAGGCCATGATCGCCGGCGGCCTCAAGTGCCCGGTGGAGCCCAACCTGCGCGACGACATCTGGATCAAGCTGATGGGCAACGTCGCCTTCAATCCGATCAGTGCCCTCACCAGGGCGACCATGGTCGACATCTGCAAGCACCCGCACACCCGGCGGCTGGTCGCCCAGCTCATGGAGGAGACCCTCGACATCGCGGCCAGGGTCGGCAGCACCCCCGACATCTCCATCGAGAAGCGGCTTCGGGGCGCCGAGGGGGTGGGACACCACAAGACCTCGATGCTCCAGGACCTCGAGGCCGGAAAGCAGCTGGAACTCGACGCCATCGTGACGGCCGTCGTGGAGATGGCCGACATCTCCGGCGCGGACGCCCCCAACCTGAGGGCGGTCCACGCCGCGACCGACCTGCTGGCGCGCGGCGTCACCGCGGACCGGGAGACCGGGGCCGGCGCGCGGAAACCCGTCCCCGCCTGA